In Luteolibacter sp. Y139, the following proteins share a genomic window:
- a CDS encoding alginate lyase family protein: MTSLRTLLFSLCLLAPALARDFIHPGGLHTQADFDRMKTKVAAKEHPWIDGWETLLKDRKAASDYKAAPHPHMASRQRAQDDATAAYLNALRWVISGEKDHAECAVRILNGWASTVNELPKGPDQPGLSGIPIGSFALAAEVLRTYPGWSAADQDKFKHLLLDYFYPVCHDFLVRHNGSEDNNYWANWDTCNLRAILAIGVFCDDSAKFDEAVDYFKNGRGMGSLKNAVPFLYPGGLGQWQESGRDQAHAMGGMGLLVETCQVAWNQGLDLFSHDNNRLLAAGEYTAQFTLWKGVPYTFYTNDDRANQYYISRNYKGRLLTSHFELMYNHYVVRQKLKAPQVQLLAELRRPEPGEVDVFGYGTLTYTLDAKASPLTTAPPPTPREVTATPGINRIELKWSPSGAYTAHGYEVTRATSPGGPFKSIYSTNVWTTPTYTDTDVEPGKTYHYTIAALNNAGKSQPSTPTSAEPAKPGPLPPAFQSTSIADTSFSDAAGHSFIVPATGKAIDGSFTGTPIEGDFDLTARLVEWRGPVGMMGIIVRDSDSKSPRIAAMTLGDAGGRQARFRTRDDKGKVTTKPGNDYTWLPVWFRLQRHGDDFTAYQSPDGIEWFEVGKSTLNLPTAALAGLLVSAEGNPPGTKKEDPPQGLFDHVTIEKNLPAPPPSPGNLKATKVSNDLIRLDWPLTNDATQPPISGIKIEASLDNAPFYEIADLSPTATSFENTGLKNPAAFHYRIRTYHRGGYSPYSNVTP; this comes from the coding sequence ATGACCTCCCTTCGCACGCTGCTCTTCTCCCTCTGCCTTCTCGCGCCAGCCCTCGCCCGCGACTTCATCCACCCCGGTGGCCTCCACACCCAGGCCGACTTCGACCGCATGAAGACCAAGGTCGCCGCCAAGGAGCACCCATGGATCGATGGCTGGGAAACCCTTCTCAAGGACCGCAAGGCCGCCAGCGACTACAAGGCCGCACCCCACCCCCACATGGCCAGCCGCCAGCGCGCGCAGGACGACGCCACCGCCGCCTACCTCAATGCCCTCCGCTGGGTCATCTCCGGCGAAAAGGACCACGCCGAGTGCGCCGTGCGCATTCTCAACGGTTGGGCCTCCACCGTGAACGAACTTCCCAAGGGCCCAGACCAACCCGGCCTCAGCGGCATCCCCATCGGCAGCTTCGCCCTCGCCGCCGAAGTCCTGCGCACCTACCCCGGCTGGTCCGCCGCCGATCAGGACAAGTTCAAGCACCTCCTGTTAGACTACTTCTACCCCGTCTGCCACGACTTCCTCGTCCGCCACAATGGATCAGAGGACAACAACTACTGGGCCAACTGGGACACCTGCAATCTCCGCGCCATCCTCGCCATCGGCGTCTTCTGCGATGACTCCGCGAAGTTCGATGAAGCCGTCGACTACTTCAAGAACGGCCGCGGCATGGGCTCGCTCAAGAACGCCGTTCCCTTCCTCTACCCCGGCGGCCTCGGCCAATGGCAGGAAAGCGGCCGCGACCAGGCCCACGCCATGGGCGGCATGGGTCTCCTCGTCGAAACCTGCCAGGTCGCCTGGAACCAAGGCCTCGACCTCTTCAGCCACGACAACAACCGCCTCCTCGCCGCCGGCGAATACACCGCGCAGTTCACGCTCTGGAAAGGCGTCCCCTACACCTTCTACACCAACGACGACCGCGCCAACCAGTACTACATCTCTCGTAATTACAAGGGCCGCCTCCTCACCTCGCACTTCGAGCTGATGTACAATCACTACGTCGTCCGCCAGAAGCTCAAGGCCCCTCAAGTCCAGCTCCTCGCCGAACTCCGCCGCCCCGAACCCGGCGAGGTCGATGTCTTCGGCTACGGCACCCTCACCTACACCCTCGATGCCAAGGCCTCGCCTCTAACAACCGCCCCGCCTCCCACCCCGCGCGAAGTCACCGCCACCCCCGGCATCAATCGCATTGAGCTGAAATGGTCTCCTTCCGGCGCTTACACCGCCCACGGCTACGAAGTCACCCGCGCCACCTCACCCGGCGGCCCCTTCAAGTCCATCTACTCCACCAACGTCTGGACCACGCCCACCTACACCGACACCGATGTCGAGCCCGGCAAGACCTACCACTACACCATCGCCGCTCTCAATAACGCCGGCAAAAGCCAGCCCTCCACCCCCACCAGCGCCGAACCCGCCAAGCCCGGCCCCTTGCCCCCCGCCTTCCAATCCACCTCCATCGCAGACACCTCCTTCTCAGACGCCGCCGGCCACTCCTTCATCGTCCCCGCCACCGGCAAGGCCATCGATGGCAGCTTCACCGGCACCCCCATCGAAGGCGACTTCGACCTCACCGCCCGCCTCGTCGAATGGCGCGGCCCCGTCGGCATGATGGGCATCATTGTTAGAGACAGCGACAGCAAGTCCCCGCGCATCGCCGCCATGACCCTCGGCGATGCCGGCGGCCGCCAGGCCCGCTTCCGCACTCGCGATGACAAGGGCAAGGTCACCACCAAGCCCGGCAACGACTACACTTGGCTCCCCGTCTGGTTCCGCCTCCAACGCCACGGCGACGACTTCACCGCCTACCAATCACCCGATGGCATCGAGTGGTTCGAAGTCGGCAAGAGCACCCTCAATCTCCCAACCGCCGCCCTAGCCGGCCTCCTCGTCAGCGCCGAAGGCAACCCGCCCGGCACCAAAAAAGAAGATCCCCCGCAAGGCCTCTTCGACCACGTCACCATCGAAAAGAACCTCCCCGCCCCACCACCATCCCCCGGCAATCTTAAAGCCACCAAAGTCTCCAACGACCTCATCCGCCTCGACTGGCCTCTAACAAACGACGCCACGCAACCGCCCATCTCCGGCATCAAAATCGAAGCCTCCCTCGACAACGCCCCCTTCTACGAAATCGCCGACCTCTCCCCCACCGCCACCAGCTTCGAAAACACCGGCCTCAAAAACCCCGCCGCCTTCCACTACCGCATCCGCACCTACCACCGCGGCGGCTACTCCCCTTACTCAAACGTCACCCCATAA
- a CDS encoding thrombospondin type 3 repeat-containing protein: MKLLAARLFFCLLLFLGQALPLRADNDKFAEATDLATFALPYYGFIGGGGTAEAGEPAHAGSPAAHSYWFRWTPTTSAPCIIREFLNTTNTRIAIYTGNTLATLNVVAQGTEHVFFPTTAGVTYRIAIDSVGADVFQFKTYPPGGTDDLASATPITGALPQRLHGNNVFATTTAATDEDWYPSAPPQATVWWRWTAPAAGAIRLDSRLSDFETRLTAYERAPGGSPVRVSLGFSTCGMKVQAGYDYLFCIDGTNNRGEIDFWLESIPTTIPPNDNLANATNLGSALIACDGGWIFNATAETGVPNETITPWSYDHTLWWKWTCPQSGTYRFSQLGSDGSAGIYVFTGTPGSLTMITGLDLPEGVRIESITAGTTYYIQIKDWKWSAVRAELNIHPAATEPRYFTNFGSRGYFRLLGPQRHPAADPDGDGFSNEIEFACGTNPEVYNPNDPNLPRLTVSSGTKTFSWVEDSTYLTTTPGQPISLKAQTSTNLSPTWLDATATSSSGGRKTITLPNSTRAFARLNLTDPNWNPTP, encoded by the coding sequence ATGAAGCTGCTCGCCGCCCGCCTCTTCTTCTGCCTGCTCCTCTTCCTCGGCCAAGCGCTCCCACTGCGCGCCGACAATGACAAGTTCGCCGAGGCCACCGACCTCGCCACCTTCGCCCTCCCCTACTACGGCTTCATCGGCGGCGGTGGCACCGCTGAAGCCGGCGAACCCGCCCACGCCGGCAGCCCCGCCGCGCATTCCTACTGGTTCCGCTGGACCCCCACCACCTCCGCCCCCTGCATCATCCGCGAGTTCCTCAATACCACGAATACCCGCATCGCCATCTACACCGGCAATACCCTCGCCACGCTCAACGTCGTCGCCCAGGGCACCGAACACGTCTTCTTTCCCACCACCGCCGGCGTCACCTACCGCATCGCCATCGACAGCGTCGGCGCGGATGTCTTCCAGTTCAAAACCTACCCTCCCGGCGGCACCGACGACCTCGCCAGCGCCACCCCCATCACCGGTGCCCTGCCACAGCGCCTGCATGGCAATAACGTCTTCGCCACCACCACCGCCGCCACCGATGAAGACTGGTATCCCTCCGCACCCCCACAAGCCACCGTCTGGTGGCGATGGACCGCCCCCGCCGCCGGCGCCATCCGTCTCGATTCCCGCCTCAGCGATTTCGAAACCCGCCTCACCGCCTACGAGCGAGCTCCCGGCGGCTCCCCCGTTCGCGTCTCCCTCGGCTTCTCCACCTGCGGCATGAAGGTGCAGGCAGGCTACGACTACCTATTCTGCATCGATGGCACCAACAACCGCGGCGAGATCGATTTCTGGCTCGAATCCATCCCCACCACCATCCCTCCGAATGACAACCTCGCCAACGCCACCAACCTCGGCTCCGCCCTGATCGCCTGCGATGGCGGCTGGATCTTCAATGCCACCGCCGAAACCGGCGTCCCGAATGAAACCATCACCCCATGGTCCTACGATCACACCCTCTGGTGGAAATGGACCTGCCCGCAGAGCGGCACCTACCGCTTCTCCCAGCTTGGCAGTGATGGCTCTGCCGGCATCTACGTCTTCACCGGCACTCCCGGCTCCCTCACCATGATCACCGGCCTCGATCTTCCGGAAGGTGTCCGCATCGAATCCATCACCGCCGGCACCACCTACTACATCCAGATCAAGGACTGGAAGTGGAGCGCCGTCCGCGCCGAGCTCAATATCCACCCCGCCGCCACCGAGCCGCGCTACTTCACCAACTTCGGCAGCCGCGGCTACTTCCGCCTCCTCGGCCCCCAACGCCACCCCGCCGCCGACCCCGATGGCGACGGCTTCTCAAACGAAATCGAATTCGCCTGCGGCACCAACCCCGAGGTCTACAACCCGAACGACCCCAACCTCCCCCGCCTCACGGTAAGCTCCGGCACCAAGACCTTCTCATGGGTAGAAGACTCCACCTACCTCACCACCACCCCCGGCCAGCCAATCTCCCTCAAAGCCCAAACCTCCACCAATCTCTCCCCCACCTGGCTCGACGCCACCGCCACTTCATCCAGCGGCGGCCGCAAAACCATCACCCTCCCCAACTCCACCCGAGCCTTCGCCCGCCTCAACCTCACCGACCCCAACTGGAACCCCACCCCATAA
- a CDS encoding ribosomal maturation YjgA family protein, which produces MQRNRLVYGGWIVVVIAMGLVSRSGWGREFLAVFVREYAGDALWALMVFLGLGFLFPRVEIWKIAAGALGISFGVEVSQLYHAEWIDGIRATRMGGLVLGRGWVATDLICYAVGVAVGVVGEKFAGLKCSAFREGGRLPSDRSDQ; this is translated from the coding sequence ATGCAGCGGAACCGGCTGGTGTATGGAGGATGGATCGTGGTGGTGATCGCGATGGGGCTGGTGTCGCGGTCGGGGTGGGGGAGGGAATTTTTGGCGGTGTTTGTGAGGGAGTATGCGGGGGATGCGTTGTGGGCGTTGATGGTGTTTTTGGGATTGGGGTTTTTGTTTCCGCGGGTGGAGATTTGGAAGATTGCGGCGGGGGCGCTGGGGATTTCGTTCGGGGTGGAGGTGAGCCAGCTGTATCACGCGGAGTGGATTGATGGGATCCGGGCGACGAGGATGGGGGGATTGGTGTTGGGGCGTGGGTGGGTGGCTACGGATTTGATTTGTTATGCTGTTGGAGTCGCGGTGGGAGTCGTTGGGGAGAAGTTTGCTGGTTTGAAGTGTTCAGCTTTCAGGGAAGGCGGGAGATTGCCGAGTGATCGGTCTGATCAGTGA
- a CDS encoding DUF1294 domain-containing protein translates to MNAPTNQTTAGHQGQEAQRKGRLAQWEDARGFGWVQAEGLRIFAHIRDFERGQPRPVAGDEVTFTTGVDVQGRACAKRVRLVRTTGRIGVGAWLLLAALLVLPLFSTEYLPLPKWEVPTVMAVASAVAWICYRSDKRRAESRQWRIKEARLHLIELLGGWPGAFLAQRRFRHKTRKVSFQFIFISIVILHQLVAVDVILGHALSRRVLRELSEVLEKKVPSGSPRS, encoded by the coding sequence ATGAATGCGCCCACAAACCAAACAACGGCTGGCCACCAGGGTCAGGAAGCTCAACGCAAGGGTCGGCTGGCACAATGGGAGGATGCGAGGGGCTTTGGGTGGGTGCAGGCGGAAGGGCTGCGGATCTTTGCACACATCAGGGATTTCGAGCGCGGGCAGCCTCGTCCGGTGGCGGGGGATGAGGTGACGTTCACGACAGGAGTGGATGTGCAGGGCAGGGCTTGTGCCAAGCGGGTGCGTCTGGTGAGGACGACGGGGAGGATCGGTGTGGGGGCTTGGCTATTGCTCGCGGCCTTGCTGGTGCTGCCGCTCTTTTCCACGGAGTATTTGCCGCTGCCCAAATGGGAAGTGCCGACGGTGATGGCAGTCGCATCAGCGGTGGCGTGGATTTGCTATCGCAGCGACAAACGGCGGGCGGAATCCCGGCAATGGCGGATCAAGGAAGCACGCCTTCATCTGATCGAATTGCTTGGCGGTTGGCCGGGGGCGTTCCTGGCGCAGCGGAGGTTCCGGCACAAGACGAGGAAAGTTTCGTTCCAGTTCATCTTTATTTCGATCGTGATCCTCCATCAGCTCGTGGCGGTGGATGTGATCCTGGGACATGCTCTTAGCCGGCGGGTGTTGAGGGAGCTGAGCGAGGTCCTGGAAAAGAAGGTTCCTTCAGGATCTCCCCGTTCGTGA
- a CDS encoding YegP family protein: MAQGYYKLKGGASCRFTLLAANHEVILTSQSYDSKAGAEGGIESVRKNGPDAKNYEKKTSSAKQPYFVLKAGNGQIIGTSEMYTSEAGRDNGIASVQANSASTTVKEE, from the coding sequence ATGGCCCAAGGATATTACAAACTTAAGGGTGGGGCGTCGTGCCGCTTCACGTTGCTTGCCGCGAACCATGAGGTGATTCTGACCAGCCAGAGCTATGACTCGAAGGCGGGGGCGGAAGGAGGGATCGAGTCGGTCCGGAAGAATGGTCCGGATGCGAAGAACTATGAGAAGAAGACTTCGTCGGCGAAGCAGCCGTATTTCGTGCTGAAGGCGGGGAACGGGCAGATCATCGGGACGAGCGAGATGTATACGAGCGAGGCGGGGAGGGATAATGGGATTGCCTCGGTGCAGGCTAACAGTGCGAGTACGACGGTGAAGGAGGAGTGA